Below is a window of Caldisericota bacterium DNA.
ACAAGAGAAAAACTTTTTTCTTCTATAAAAGAGTTCGGGGTTCTATCTACATATAGTTCAAGTATTGGCCATATTTCCTTTTTCCAATCATCTTCCAATGGTTCTATTTTTTTCCAGTCCTTTCTTCTTTCTTTAATCCACGCACCATGTTCTGCAACCAATCCTATGTCTAAAGAGCTGAACCATTTATCTAATGTTTCTTTATTTCGGCCACTTATAACTGCAATCTCATTTTTTGTGTTACTTGCTAAAGATTTCAGCATCTTTAGAAGTTCCTTATCAGGTTTTGCTTTTTTAGGCTTTTTCACGAAATGAACAAGGGTCCCATCATAATCTAACAAAATCAATCGATTATCACTTTTAGAATAGTCATCTAATAATTTGAGCTCCAATTCATGTGAAAACCTTCTCGTACCCTGACCCTGCTGAAGTTTTTTGATATCAAGCAAGCTATCAATAAAATCGCTTGCCCATCGTTTTGCATTATACCGCATCAATCTTTTCTGCATAATTTTAGTTCGCTCTATTTGTTCTTCATCAGGCATCAAAAGGGCTTCTTCTAGAGCTTCTGCAATCTCTTCTCTATTGTTTGGATTTACTATAATTGCTTCTCCCAGCTCTTCCGCAGCTCCTGTCATTTCACTGAGAATTAAAACACCCTTGGAATCAACCTTGGAGGCAATGAATTCTTTAGATACCAAGTTCATTCCGTCTCTGAGGGGAGTAACAAGGGCTATATCAGCTATACTGTAGAGGGCAGCCAACGTGTAAAATGGTAAGGAGCGATAGATATACCATATTGGTATCCATCCAAAAGTTCCATATTTTCCATTAATTTTGCCTACTAATTCATCTACCTGTTTTTTCAATAACCTATAATGTTCTACTTTTGTACGTGAAGGAACTGTAATGATGATATACGTTATTTTCTCCTTAAACTCTGGGTATCTATCTAAAAAGAAATCAAATGTTTCCAAACGCTCTGGTATGCCTTTCGTGTAATCTAGCCTATCGACTGAAAGTATTACTTTACGGTCTCCTACTTTTTTACGAATTCTATTAATTTTTCTTTGCACTTTGACATCGGATGCTGCATCTGCAAATTTCTCATAGTCGATTCCCATCGGGAAGGCATCCACCCTTACAACCCTATTGCTAAGTGTTATCTCTCCATAAGCATGTTCATAATCAAGTATTCGTCGAACGGTTTCAAGAAAATGTTTAACATAGCTATAAGTGTGGAAACCAATGAGATCGGCTCCTAAAAGCCCATCCAAGATTTCCCTTCGCCAAGGAAAAAGACGAAAGATTTCATAGGAGGGAAATGGAATATGAAGGAAAAAACCTATCTTAGCGTTTGGCAATTTCTCCCTTAAAAGTTTTGGAAGAAGTAACAGATGATAGTCGTGTATCCAGATAATATCATCAGGATTTGCATTTTCCAAGATTTTTTCACTAAAAATCTTGTTCACTTGTTTGTAAGCTTCCCATAATTTTTTATTAAAGATTGCATGTTGTATAAAATAGTGGAAAAGTGGCCAAACGGTTTTATTACAAAAACCATTGTAATATAAATCAACATTTGTTTGAGTCAAGAAAACAGGATAGCAGGAGAACTCACTAATTAACTTTGTTTCAATAGATTTTCTATTTTTCTTATTAAGCTTTTCGCAGGGAACTCCAGGCCATCCAACCCAAATACTGTTATGAGAATTGTGAAAGGAGCCTAGTCCTGTAGCCAACCCACCAACACTATGGTTGAAACTCAAACCGTTTTTTCTTTTTATAACCGTAACTGGCAACCTATTCGAGACGATTATTAACCTTTCCACAAAGTTCTACTTTTCCTTGTTTTTTGCTTTAGCCAATTAGTGGTGTATAACGGGGTCAAGCCATATGAAGTTTGCAGTAGTAACAAATTGGGTGATTTTTTTTCCTTCATTACTTCCTCCTTTTTTATTTCCTTGCCCTATTCTCGTCTTTTTACAGTTTTCCTAGTTTAATTATAATGTATATTTTTAGGG
It encodes the following:
- a CDS encoding bifunctional alpha,alpha-trehalose-phosphate synthase (UDP-forming)/trehalose-phosphatase; translation: MERLIIVSNRLPVTVIKRKNGLSFNHSVGGLATGLGSFHNSHNSIWVGWPGVPCEKLNKKNRKSIETKLISEFSCYPVFLTQTNVDLYYNGFCNKTVWPLFHYFIQHAIFNKKLWEAYKQVNKIFSEKILENANPDDIIWIHDYHLLLLPKLLREKLPNAKIGFFLHIPFPSYEIFRLFPWRREILDGLLGADLIGFHTYSYVKHFLETVRRILDYEHAYGEITLSNRVVRVDAFPMGIDYEKFADAASDVKVQRKINRIRKKVGDRKVILSVDRLDYTKGIPERLETFDFFLDRYPEFKEKITYIIITVPSRTKVEHYRLLKKQVDELVGKINGKYGTFGWIPIWYIYRSLPFYTLAALYSIADIALVTPLRDGMNLVSKEFIASKVDSKGVLILSEMTGAAEELGEAIIVNPNNREEIAEALEEALLMPDEEQIERTKIMQKRLMRYNAKRWASDFIDSLLDIKKLQQGQGTRRFSHELELKLLDDYSKSDNRLILLDYDGTLVHFVKKPKKAKPDKELLKMLKSLASNTKNEIAVISGRNKETLDKWFSSLDIGLVAEHGAWIKERRKDWKKIEPLEDDWKKEIWPILELYVDRTPNSFIEEKSFSLV